CATCAAGCCGTGATGCAGGCTGCCATCCGCGTCAATACAGAGACCCAAGCGAAACTGAACCGCCTAGACGTATCTGAAACAGCACTTTTCAACGAGGCGTTTTCACTCCGTGATCCGAAGCGTAATGTGCCGCGCCTTCGGCTTATGGAAAATGATGGCAGTAAGACGTTTGAGAACCTGCATCGGGGCGCCCGCGCCTTTGCAGAGGGCTTGTACGCGGCAATCCGCAATCCCGGGATGCATGTTCCACACGACGGTGGTGAGGAGCAAGTCGCGTTGGAGCAGCTCGCGGCTTTCAGCCTATTGGCTCGCTGGGTTGATAAGGCTACCGTCCTGGAGGGGTGACAACATCGGTTTACGGGATAGCAGTCCGCTTGAGCGAAGGATGTGGGGAGCACGAACGCCTGTGATGGAGGTGCCGGGTGCTCAGTCAGCAAGGCCGTCCAGGACCATCGCCGTAGTTTTGTGCAAGGTTAACGCCAGCGACTGGGCTGGGTCCAAGAATGAATCTCGCACACGTTAAACTGCGCCGACACTCTGTGGAGTTCAAATTAAACGTGTAACGCGGGGCGTTGATGACGCTTCGCGTTATTGGGGGGTAGGTTGAAGCGCGGCCTGTTCGTTCGCCGACGCGGCCGCCGCCGGATTCTCGGCGGCGATTCCGGCCCGAACCTCGGGGACATCCCCCATCTTCGATAGCTTTAGTGAGCACGACCACGACCATCTGATCTGGTGCGCTGGTTTTCGTTCGGCTCTCGGTCTATTCCGCCACCTCATGCGCGGCCGCGAAACCGCGGTGAAGAATCTGCATCTAGTCGGTTACGGCAACTGGAACGGCGAAGGCTCGGCAACGCTGATGAGGGTGGGGTCCTTTGTCAAACACACTGCCCAGGTAGTCGCGGGCTGTGTCGATGAGACTCGGCAGCACTCCGAATGGATGTCCGCGGTATCAAGGCCGCTGAACTATTCAAGTTGCGGGACAAAAAGAGTCTCGCAGTGACGCTTGGTCCCTGAGCAAGTTCGATCCTTCCACGATCTGCGCTGGAGACGCGGAGCGCTCGAGGGCCCTTGACCTGCTGGGGCACGTGCCGGGTGGTGGCTCGCCCACAGCCCCCGTGCCCACCCACACCGAGAAGGGACAGGTCACCGAGTACGATCCCGATTCCACGGAGACGGACCGTGAACTCGAATGACGTGCCTGGCCCAAGGTGTGTCCGCTCGGCGTGTGGTTTAACCCTTATGAGACTTGCCGGTCGCAGCCTCAGCGCTTCGCTTGCGCAGCCCGCAGGCCGTTCAAGATCACGATCACTTCGGCGACCTCGTGAACCAACACGACGGCAGCCAGGCCCAGCACACCGCTGATCGCCAGTGGCATCAACACGATGATGATGGCCAGAGACAGCACGATGTTCTGGTTGATGATCCTGCTTCCTCGGCGGGCGTGCTGCAGCGCCTTCGGAATTAGCCGGAGGTCGTGGCCGGTGAAAGCGACGTCAGCAGACTCGATCGCGGCGTCAGAGCCGGTCGCTCCCATCGCTATGCCCACCGTCGCACCCGCCAGTGCCGGCGCGTCATTGATGCCGTCGCCGATCATCGCCGTCGGCGTCTTGGAGGAGAAATCGGCGACGATGCTTGCCTTGTCCTCAGGACGCAGCTCGGCGCGCACGTCGTCGATTCCGGCGATTCCAGCCAGCGCCCGGGCGGTGCGAGTGTTGTCGCCGGTGAGCATGCTTACTTCCACGTCGTTGGCGTGCAGGGCCTGCACGGCTTCGGGCACCTCGGGCCGCAACTCGTCACGGACCCCGATCGCCCCGGCGAGAGCGTCATCGACGGTGACCAGGACGCAGGTCTGGCCCTCGGACTCCATGCGCTCAACGTCCGCTTTCAGTGGCCCGGCGTCGATCCATCGGGGGCTGCCCACCAGCACCCGTCGGCCTTCGACGGTGCCGCCAATGCCATGCCCAGCTTCCTCGCTGATGTCCGAGGCGGTGGGCGCTTCGGGCCCCGCTGCCGCGATCGCTGCGGCGAGGGGGTGTGTCGATTGCTGCTCAACTGCCGCCGCGAAGGAAAGCACCTGCGTCTGATCGAATCCGTCTGCCGGGACCACTCCGGTAACCTCAGGCTGGTTGCGGGTAAGGGTTCCGGTTTTGTCCACTGCCAGGTGACGGATGCCGCCGAGTCGCTCGAACGCCGCGCCGGACTTGATGACCACTCCGAACTGGCTGGCCGCCCCGATCGCGGCCACGACCGTCAGCGGCACGGAGATTGCCAGCGCGCACGGCGACGCTGCGACCAGGACTACCAGCGCACGGGTGATCCACGTCTCAGGGTCGCCCAGCAGCGAGCCGATAACGCCGACCAGCACCGCCAGGATCATCACCCCGGGCACTAGGGGTTGGGCAATCCGGTCGGCGATCCGGGCGCGATCGCCCTTTTCCGCCTGCGCTTGCTCGACTAGGTCCACGAGTGTGGTCAGCGAGTTGTCCGTTCCAGCTGCGGTCGTCTCGACCTCCAGCACCCCGGCGGAGTTGATCGCTCCCGCAGGCACTTCGTCGCCGGGCGCAACCTCCTCCGGAATGGATTCTCCGGTGATCGCTGAGGTGTCAAGGCTGGAGCGCCCGGACCGAATGATGCCGTCCGTGGCGATCCGCTCCCCGGGGCGCACGAGCATTAGCTCGCCAACCTCGAGGTCCTTCGCTACGACCTCGGCTGCTGTGCCGTCGCGCAGCACCGTCGCGGTCTGCGGTACCAGCTTCAACAGTGCCCGCAGTCCGCCTTGGGCCCGATCCATCGCCTTGTCTTCCAGTGCCTCGGCGATCGAGTACAGGAACGCTAGCGCCGCGGCCTCTCCGACGAATCCGAGGAGCACCGCGCCGACCGCGCTGATCGTCATTAGCAAGCCAATGCCGAGCTTGCGCTTGGTGACAAGGTTCCGGATCGCTCCAGGCGCGAACGTGTAAGCGCCCAACAGCAGGCCAACCCAATACAGTACCGTCGCGGGCGTCTCCAAGTCGGACCAGCCCAGCGCCAGTCCTGTTATGAGGGCTACACCGGAGAAGATCGGCAGCAGTAGCTCAGGGTCCTTCCACCATGGCCGATCGAGCTCGTCAATCTCCGTGACGGGTTCGTGTTCGCATCCACATGCTGAACTCATGCGTCCGTTCCTTTCTCGCCGCAGTCGGGCACCGAGCACTCAGTGTCGATACAGGGGGCATTCTCGTCGACGGCCAGCGTCGCGTGGACCAGCGCTTCGAGCGCTGCCGCGAGGTGGGGATCGGCGATTTCGTAGCGGGTCTTGCGGCCCTCCGGCTCAGCTACGACAATGCCACAATCGCGCAGGCAGGATAGGTGATTCGAGACGTTCGAGCGGGTCAAATCCAAGCTTTGCGCGAGCAC
This genomic stretch from Corynebacterium tuberculostearicum harbors:
- a CDS encoding heavy metal translocating P-type ATPase, with amino-acid sequence MSSACGCEHEPVTEIDELDRPWWKDPELLLPIFSGVALITGLALGWSDLETPATVLYWVGLLLGAYTFAPGAIRNLVTKRKLGIGLLMTISAVGAVLLGFVGEAAALAFLYSIAEALEDKAMDRAQGGLRALLKLVPQTATVLRDGTAAEVVAKDLEVGELMLVRPGERIATDGIIRSGRSSLDTSAITGESIPEEVAPGDEVPAGAINSAGVLEVETTAAGTDNSLTTLVDLVEQAQAEKGDRARIADRIAQPLVPGVMILAVLVGVIGSLLGDPETWITRALVVLVAASPCALAISVPLTVVAAIGAASQFGVVIKSGAAFERLGGIRHLAVDKTGTLTRNQPEVTGVVPADGFDQTQVLSFAAAVEQQSTHPLAAAIAAAGPEAPTASDISEEAGHGIGGTVEGRRVLVGSPRWIDAGPLKADVERMESEGQTCVLVTVDDALAGAIGVRDELRPEVPEAVQALHANDVEVSMLTGDNTRTARALAGIAGIDDVRAELRPEDKASIVADFSSKTPTAMIGDGINDAPALAGATVGIAMGATGSDAAIESADVAFTGHDLRLIPKALQHARRGSRIINQNIVLSLAIIIVLMPLAISGVLGLAAVVLVHEVAEVIVILNGLRAAQAKR
- the cmtR gene encoding Cd(II)/Pb(II)-sensing metalloregulatory transcriptional regulator CmtR, which codes for MLTIASRLDVMNRLGRAMADPTRSRILLTLLDGPSYPAVLAQSLDLTRSNVSNHLSCLRDCGIVVAEPEGRKTRYEIADPHLAAALEALVHATLAVDENAPCIDTECSVPDCGEKGTDA